CAGCAAGAGGAACAGCCCCTATAACGTGGAGCATTGAAGGACTCCCGGACGGGATGAGCTTTGAGCAGAATACAGCCGGGACAAGTGCGACAGTCCGGGGAATCCCTACAGTGCCGGGTACTTACTCGGTGAGCATGAGCCTGTCTAACGAGGCCGGGACGAGGGATTACACCGTGAATTTCATTGTGAGGGGAGTGGCTCCGAGACTTACGGCGACACTTTCGCGGGCTTCTGTAGGACAGTCATACACGGGAAGCAGGATTTACGCGACAGGAACAAAGCCGATGGAAATCACGCACAGCATATCAGATTCAGACCTTGTGAAATTCGGAATAACGAGCCTTGAAGACTTGGGACTCAAATTCACCTGCAATTCAGCAGACGGCACAGCGAAAATCACCGGGACTCCTGAGTTTTCGCTGAAGAATCTCCCGATAACATTCACCGCAAGGAACATAGTATCATCCGTAACACGCCGTGTATACCTCACTATAGCCGGGTCAGCTCCGAGATTCACGGCTCCTTCAGCGTCAACAGTGAACATGACATGCGAGATTGGGAGCGATATTGATATTGATTTCACGGTAACAGGCTCAAAGAAAATCACCTACAGCATGACGGGCGGAAGCGGCTTCACTCTGACACAGACGGGAGATTATGACGCTCATCTTTCCGGGACAGCCCCCGCGAGGGACACAACGACAACGATAACGGTGAAGGCGACAAACGCGGACGGCAGTGCGACAAAAAGAGTCATCATAAGGACGCAGACCCCACCGAAAATCACAACAGCATCGCTTCCATCCGGGACAGTCAGCAGGAACTACAGCGCGAGAGTCACGGCGACAGGTACAAGCACAATCCGCTACACGATTTCAGGGACATTGCCTGCCGGACTCAGGTTCAGCAACGGGACATTCAGCGGACGGCCTACACAGTCAGGAAATTTCACCGTAACAATAACGGCGACAAACTCAATCGGCACTGACAGTAAAGAGTTCACGATAACTATAAACAGCTAGAGGCGTTAAAATATTCCCCTCTGTGAGACATTTACAGGGGGGATTTTTCTTAGGGAGGTACGCAGGCATGAAGGAAATTACACCTTCAAGGCTGAAGGAATTGCAGCTTGGGATTCTTGATACTGTCGCGGAATTTTGCACGGCTCACGGGATAAATTACTGGCTAAATGCTGGGACTCTTCTCGGCGCGGTCAGGCACAGGGGCTATATCCCATGGGATGATGATGTTGACCTTGCGATGCTGAGACGGGACTACGACAAGTTCATGGCCGAGTTCAACGGGAGCAACAGCCGCTACAAGTTTGTTTGTTACGAGAATGACCCGGAGAGCTTTACGCATTTCGGGAAAGTCCTCGATACGTCAACAGTATTGTATGAGCCTGATGAGAGGGGCGAAAAGTTGTCAGTGTACATAGATATATTTCCGATGGATAACGCACCCGATGATGTTTCAGCCCGTGAAAGAATGTTCCGGTGGCGTAATGTTCTTTACGTCTGCAACTTGGGAAGGAAGCTGCCTGTTTTCCTGAAGCCCACGAGGGGAGGAATATTGCGGCGGCTGTGCGTGTATGCTTTCCGGGCGGTGCTGAGAGTTTTCCCGCGTCATTATTTCGTGAAGGCTCTTGTGAGGAACGCAAAGAGATTCGCCGGGGCTGACACGGAATATTTCGGGGATTTCACCGGGACTCACAATGCTGTGATGAGAAGAGACCTTGCGGAGAATATAACGCGGCTTGAATTTGAGGGGAAGAAGTATAATGCCCCGGCCGGTTATGATGAGTGGCTGAGAAAACTTTTCGGGGATTACATGCGCCTTCCTGCGCCGGAAAAGAGAGCCTCGACTCATTTTTTCAGGGCTTACGAATTGGATTAGCGCATAACGCCGGAGAATATGATAAAATCAGTCAAACAATCCACAAAGAAAGGACTTGACAAAGATAATGATGGTCAGTAAAATCGGCTGTCGACTGTCAGCTGTCGGCTAATTCTTTGCGCGTCAAACTGTAATTTCCCGTCAAAAAATTTCCCACGTGTTTCTCTTTCTGATACGGAGGCTATGCAATGAGACAGCTTACCGTAGAGGAGATCAAGAAAATAGCGGTCGGTATTCTTGAGGTTGTAGCGCGTTTTTGTGAGGAGCGCGGAATAAATTACTGGATCGACTACGGGACGTTGCTGGGTGCTGTGAGGCACAAAGGCTTTATCCCTTGGGATGATGATATTGACATCGGAATGCTGAGGCCGGATTACGACAGGTTTATGAAGGAGTTTAACGGCTACAATCCCCGCTATGAGGCTCACTGCATAGAGAATGACCCTAATTTTGTCCGCGGTTTCGGCAGAGTGTTTGATACCCGTACGCTTTCTTTATGGAAAAGTATGGAGAATATCAAATACGGTGTAAACATAGACATATTTGTCCACGATAACGCCCCAGATGATGATGATGTAGTCGCGGAAATGTACCGCCGCCGCGATTTCTATCACAGGATGA
This DNA window, taken from Synergistaceae bacterium, encodes the following:
- a CDS encoding LicD family protein, with protein sequence MRQLTVEEIKKIAVGILEVVARFCEERGINYWIDYGTLLGAVRHKGFIPWDDDIDIGMLRPDYDRFMKEFNGYNPRYEAHCIENDPNFVRGFGRVFDTRTLSLWKSMENIKYGVNIDIFVHDNAPDDDDVVAEMYRRRDFYHRMNFRRLRRISSKTGGNILKQLCIYTFRIMMRIFPRGYFPRKLVENSKRYMHEDTKRVGEFVEYGYSVYSREEVSSFVDMEFEGKKYKVPAGYDKVLTQYYGDYMTPPPPEKRVRPHSFTAYLKDPDE
- a CDS encoding LicD family protein translates to MKEITPSRLKELQLGILDTVAEFCTAHGINYWLNAGTLLGAVRHRGYIPWDDDVDLAMLRRDYDKFMAEFNGSNSRYKFVCYENDPESFTHFGKVLDTSTVLYEPDERGEKLSVYIDIFPMDNAPDDVSARERMFRWRNVLYVCNLGRKLPVFLKPTRGGILRRLCVYAFRAVLRVFPRHYFVKALVRNAKRFAGADTEYFGDFTGTHNAVMRRDLAENITRLEFEGKKYNAPAGYDEWLRKLFGDYMRLPAPEKRASTHFFRAYELD